One Tolypothrix bouteillei VB521301 DNA window includes the following coding sequences:
- a CDS encoding alpha/beta fold hydrolase, giving the protein MALKSQLTNHRVDLQDCTIFYQQSKLESSSIPILFLHGWGISTEPYTEVLTLIALQHTIIAPDLPSFARSTHSELIPDYASYSKFLLSFLEALNLQQFHIVGHSLGGGIAITLSTLVPEKVRSVILVDSTGIPSPSIPEMIPRRAIEMTVQMFLPRPRLKLVDIPLVFSYNLLFNTGNVIQGLLISIYEDISHLLPKIQAPCLLLWSDKDLTTPLNNAQEMAAIIPNSKLITVEEGLHEWGLWYPEKLTSLILDFIAQLEQY; this is encoded by the coding sequence GTGGCTTTGAAATCCCAATTAACGAATCATCGAGTTGATTTACAAGATTGCACTATATTTTATCAGCAAAGTAAGTTGGAGTCGAGTTCAATCCCCATCCTATTTCTACATGGATGGGGAATTTCTACGGAGCCTTATACTGAAGTGCTGACATTGATAGCACTTCAGCATACCATAATTGCTCCTGACTTGCCCAGTTTTGCGCGATCGACTCACTCTGAGCTAATTCCCGATTACGCAAGCTACAGCAAATTTCTCCTGTCATTTCTGGAAGCTTTGAATTTACAACAATTTCATATAGTAGGACACTCATTAGGTGGAGGTATTGCCATTACTTTATCTACACTTGTTCCAGAAAAAGTCAGAAGTGTCATTCTGGTAGATAGTACTGGAATTCCCTCACCATCTATACCGGAGATGATACCGCGAAGGGCGATCGAAATGACGGTTCAAATGTTTCTTCCAAGACCCAGATTGAAATTAGTTGATATCCCTTTGGTGTTCTCCTATAACTTGTTATTCAATACGGGAAATGTCATTCAAGGACTGCTAATTTCTATATACGAAGATATCAGCCATCTGCTACCGAAAATTCAAGCTCCATGCTTGTTATTATGGTCTGATAAAGACCTAACTACGCCATTAAATAATGCTCAAGAAATGGCAGCAATTATTCCCAACTCTAAATTAATTACTGTAGAAGAAGGTTTGCACGAATGGGGACTCTGGTATCCTGAGAAATTGACATCACTCATACTGGATTTTATTGCTCAGCTCGAGCAATATTGA
- a CDS encoding dihydrofolate reductase family protein, with product MRKLVYHVGTTLDSYIAHEDGSIDGFLKFAEGEHVTEYFESLKTYDTAVMGKRTYEFGYQYGNKPGEPAYPHMKNYIFSKTLKFDTELDDRVKIIAQNELEAIEQLKEADGTDIYLCGGGTFAGFLLDNELIDELIIKLYPIILGRGIKLFGKSKKAIHLSLINSKSYNTGVLLLTYKLNYN from the coding sequence ATGAGAAAACTCGTTTATCACGTAGGTACAACCCTTGATAGTTATATCGCTCACGAAGATGGTTCAATTGACGGCTTCTTAAAGTTTGCAGAGGGAGAACACGTAACAGAATACTTTGAAAGTCTCAAGACTTACGATACAGCAGTCATGGGAAAAAGAACATACGAGTTTGGTTATCAATACGGAAACAAACCAGGAGAACCTGCATATCCTCACATGAAAAATTACATATTCTCAAAGACTTTGAAATTTGATACAGAACTAGACGATCGAGTTAAAATTATCGCCCAAAACGAACTAGAAGCGATCGAGCAATTGAAAGAAGCCGATGGAACCGATATTTATTTGTGCGGAGGTGGAACCTTTGCAGGTTTTTTGTTAGATAACGAACTCATTGATGAACTTATCATCAAACTTTATCCCATTATTCTTGGTCGAGGCATAAAACTTTTTGGCAAGAGTAAAAAAGCAATTCATTTGTCGTTAATTAACTCAAAAAGCTACAACACAGGCGTATTGTTATTAACTTATAAGTTAAATTATAACTAA
- the mutS gene encoding DNA mismatch repair protein MutS produces MTASHTPQTTEPSNPNEPIGDYRTVDRSKLSKMYQHYVEVKEKYPHALLLYRVGDFFETFFQDAIVVSRELELVLTSKHGGEVGRVRMTGVPHHAWERYTTQLVEKGYAVVICDQVEDASEAVGLVRREVTRILTPGTLLEEGMLKSSRNNYLAAVVIAGDYWGLAYADISTGEFLTTQGSNPEHLTQELMRLQPAEVLVPTNAPDLGSLLRPGERSEHLPECLPPSFCYSLRSQVPFSQGEARTRLLQKFKVRSLEGLGCEHLALAVRAAGGLLEYLEDTQKENAIPLQTLRTYTLTDFLIIDHQTRRNLEITQTVRDGTFIGSLLWALDKTSTPMGSRALRRWLLQPLLDIKGIRARQDTIQELVDNNSLRQDLRQLLRQIYDIERLTGRAGSGTANARDLLALADSLSRLPQIANLVSVARSPFLKALQKVPPGMEELAQKIRLHIVESPPLHIKEGGLIRSGVDAQLDERRATVEDDQKWIANLEVDERARTGIANLKVGFNKTFGYYIGISRAKADQVPSNYIRKQTLVNEERYITPELKEREARILTARDDLNQLEYEIFVALREEVGTQAEVIRNISRAIAAADVLCGLAELAIYQDYCRPSVVEGREITIIDGRHPVVEQSLPSGFFVPNSTHLGNGDQGNSPPLPLPPSPSPDLVILTGPNASGKSCYLRQVGLIQLMAQIGSFVPAREAQLGVCDRIFTRVGAVDDLATGQSTFMVEMNETANILNHATSKSLVLLDEIGRGTATFDGLSIAWAVAEYLATEIRSRTIFATHYHELNELASLLSNVANYQVTVKELPDQIIFLHQVQPGGADKSYGIEAGRLAGLPKVVIQRARQVMGQIEKHSKIALGLQNLE; encoded by the coding sequence ATGACCGCTTCTCATACACCCCAAACAACCGAACCGAGTAACCCGAATGAGCCCATCGGCGACTACCGCACGGTAGACCGCAGCAAACTCAGCAAGATGTACCAGCACTATGTAGAAGTGAAGGAAAAGTATCCTCACGCTCTACTGCTGTATCGGGTAGGGGATTTTTTTGAAACATTTTTTCAAGATGCCATTGTTGTATCCAGAGAACTGGAACTGGTTCTGACTAGCAAACACGGAGGAGAAGTCGGTAGGGTACGCATGACGGGTGTACCCCATCACGCTTGGGAACGGTACACGACTCAGTTGGTAGAAAAGGGATATGCTGTTGTTATTTGCGATCAGGTAGAAGATGCTTCAGAAGCTGTAGGTTTAGTTCGTCGTGAAGTGACGCGCATTCTGACTCCCGGTACATTGTTGGAAGAAGGAATGCTTAAGTCAAGCAGAAATAACTACTTGGCGGCTGTGGTCATTGCAGGTGACTATTGGGGTTTGGCTTATGCAGATATTTCTACAGGTGAATTCTTAACCACTCAAGGGAGTAATCCAGAACATTTGACACAGGAACTTATGCGCTTGCAGCCTGCTGAGGTGCTCGTTCCCACTAACGCCCCAGATTTGGGAAGTTTATTGCGTCCGGGAGAACGTTCGGAACATTTACCTGAATGTTTGCCTCCATCTTTTTGTTATAGCTTGCGATCGCAAGTTCCTTTCTCCCAAGGCGAAGCCAGAACAAGATTGTTGCAAAAGTTTAAAGTCCGTTCTTTGGAAGGCTTGGGTTGCGAACACCTAGCCCTGGCTGTGCGTGCGGCGGGTGGGTTGCTGGAATATTTGGAAGATACACAGAAGGAAAACGCGATCCCCCTACAAACGCTCCGGACTTACACTCTCACGGATTTTCTCATTATTGACCATCAAACACGGCGCAATCTGGAAATAACTCAAACTGTACGTGATGGCACTTTTATTGGTTCTCTGCTTTGGGCGTTAGATAAAACTTCTACACCAATGGGTAGTCGTGCTTTACGACGATGGTTGTTGCAACCATTGCTTGATATTAAAGGTATTCGCGCAAGACAAGACACGATTCAAGAACTTGTTGATAACAATTCCCTGCGCCAAGATCTGCGACAGTTATTGCGTCAAATTTATGATATAGAACGGCTTACAGGACGTGCTGGTTCTGGTACTGCTAATGCTAGAGATTTATTAGCTTTAGCCGATTCCCTATCTCGTTTGCCTCAAATAGCAAATTTGGTTTCTGTTGCTCGTTCTCCCTTCTTGAAAGCTTTGCAAAAAGTACCACCAGGAATGGAAGAGCTAGCACAAAAAATTCGCCTTCATATAGTAGAGTCACCACCTTTACATATTAAGGAAGGGGGATTGATCCGTTCTGGAGTTGATGCTCAATTAGATGAACGACGCGCCACTGTTGAAGATGACCAGAAATGGATTGCTAATTTAGAAGTTGATGAACGAGCAAGAACGGGAATTGCCAATTTAAAGGTAGGATTTAACAAAACTTTTGGTTACTATATTGGGATTTCCCGTGCAAAAGCCGACCAAGTACCATCGAATTACATCCGCAAACAAACCCTGGTGAATGAAGAACGCTATATCACTCCGGAGTTGAAGGAACGGGAAGCCAGAATTCTAACAGCGCGGGATGATTTAAACCAGTTAGAATACGAAATTTTTGTAGCCTTGCGAGAGGAGGTAGGTACGCAGGCGGAAGTGATTCGCAATATTTCCCGTGCAATAGCAGCAGCAGATGTTTTGTGTGGGTTAGCCGAGCTAGCAATCTATCAGGATTACTGTCGTCCGTCCGTGGTGGAAGGGCGAGAAATCACAATTATTGATGGGCGTCATCCCGTGGTGGAACAGTCTTTACCTTCCGGTTTCTTTGTACCGAATTCCACTCATTTGGGGAATGGGGACCAGGGAAATTCCCCCCCTCTCCCCCTCCCCCCCTCTCCCTCTCCTGATTTGGTTATCCTTACCGGACCAAATGCAAGTGGTAAAAGTTGTTATCTCAGACAGGTGGGATTAATTCAACTGATGGCGCAAATAGGAAGCTTTGTACCCGCACGAGAAGCACAATTGGGAGTGTGCGATCGCATTTTCACTCGTGTCGGTGCGGTAGATGATTTAGCAACAGGTCAATCTACTTTTATGGTGGAGATGAACGAGACAGCAAATATTCTCAACCACGCCACATCAAAATCATTGGTGCTGTTAGATGAAATTGGTAGGGGAACAGCGACTTTTGATGGTCTTTCTATTGCTTGGGCTGTCGCTGAGTACTTGGCAACAGAAATCCGCTCCCGAACAATTTTTGCAACACATTACCATGAATTGAACGAATTGGCTTCGTTGTTATCAAATGTTGCTAATTATCAGGTCACAGTTAAAGAATTACCAGATCAAATTATCTTTTTGCACCAAGTTCAACCGGGAGGTGCTGATAAATCTTATGGGATTGAAGCGGGAAGATTGGCTGGTTTACCAAAAGTAGTTATTCAACGAGCAAGACAAGTGATGGGACAGATTGAAAAGCACAGTAAGATTGCACTAGGGTTGCAGAATTTGGAATAA
- a CDS encoding type II toxin-antitoxin system HicB family antitoxin — MLASYIDQAMELAVYEIIEDDGTYWGEIPILQGVWSNHHTLEGCRRELREALSDWLALRLRLGLMIPVIVGIDLNKLTEPV; from the coding sequence ATGTTAGCAAGTTATATTGACCAAGCAATGGAACTCGCAGTTTACGAAATTATTGAAGATGATGGAACTTACTGGGGTGAAATTCCTATTTTACAGGGAGTCTGGTCAAATCATCACACGCTTGAAGGTTGTCGGCGGGAATTGAGAGAAGCTTTGAGCGACTGGCTAGCATTAAGATTGCGTTTGGGATTGATGATTCCTGTAATAGTGGGTATTGACTTAAACAAGCTGACTGAACCAGTATAA
- a CDS encoding AI-2E family transporter, producing the protein MTPNKLPQWLSLGLAFPLAILNAWVLLQVVQYFQPLVSILVAALLLAFVLDYPIRFFQKRGINRNFAIVSVLLLAVVIVGALAVTLVPLILEQLNELVNFLPNWIDSGAQQIQAFQAWLATQTVTQDLPVNLSSLVTQLLDRFSNQLQSLTGQILGFAVDTIGSLVNVLLTVVITIYLILNGEKLWDGIFQWFPSYISSPIRQLLREDFQNYFIGQATLGALLALTLILIFLALQVPLALLFGIGIGFFSLFPFGTGIGIAIVTLLIGLQNFWLGVEVLAVAVLVDQINTNFVAPRILGNLTGLNPVWVVISLLVGAKLGGLLGLLVAIPIASFIKDVTDSWRDGGFRVPPSEDASSDGVALGKTENVILER; encoded by the coding sequence ATGACTCCAAACAAACTACCACAATGGTTAAGTCTGGGCTTAGCATTTCCCCTCGCTATACTCAACGCTTGGGTGTTGCTTCAGGTTGTACAGTATTTCCAACCCCTAGTAAGCATTCTTGTCGCCGCCCTCTTGCTAGCTTTTGTTTTAGATTATCCAATTCGGTTTTTCCAAAAACGAGGCATAAATAGGAACTTTGCCATTGTCAGTGTTTTGCTGTTAGCTGTAGTCATTGTTGGGGCTTTAGCTGTTACTTTGGTTCCCTTAATTCTGGAACAGCTCAACGAACTAGTAAATTTTTTGCCTAATTGGATTGATTCTGGAGCACAACAAATTCAAGCTTTTCAAGCCTGGCTTGCTACCCAAACCGTAACCCAAGATCTGCCAGTTAATTTAAGTAGTTTGGTCACTCAACTGTTGGATAGGTTTTCCAACCAACTTCAGTCATTAACAGGTCAAATCCTTGGTTTTGCCGTAGACACGATTGGCAGTTTGGTGAATGTACTGCTGACAGTAGTCATTACAATTTATCTAATACTGAATGGAGAAAAACTTTGGGATGGAATTTTTCAATGGTTTCCTTCTTACATTAGCTCGCCGATACGGCAATTATTACGTGAGGATTTCCAAAATTATTTCATCGGTCAAGCAACATTGGGTGCATTGCTAGCGCTGACACTCATACTGATATTTTTAGCGCTACAAGTACCCCTAGCTTTACTTTTTGGTATTGGTATTGGATTTTTCTCCCTCTTTCCTTTCGGTACGGGTATAGGGATTGCAATAGTGACCTTATTAATTGGATTGCAAAATTTTTGGTTGGGAGTGGAAGTTTTAGCTGTTGCTGTACTTGTGGATCAAATTAATACTAACTTTGTTGCTCCTCGAATTCTAGGAAATTTGACTGGGTTAAACCCTGTTTGGGTTGTAATTTCCTTATTGGTAGGTGCAAAACTCGGAGGACTGTTAGGTTTGTTGGTTGCTATACCTATAGCTAGTTTTATCAAAGATGTAACAGATAGCTGGCGTGATGGAGGTTTTAGAGTTCCACCCAGTGAGGATGCTTCCAGTGACGGTGTGGCTTTAGGAAAAACGGAAAATGTGATTTTAGAGCGATAA
- a CDS encoding NUDIX hydrolase, translating to MQVQVAIAILYRENKFLMQLRDNKPNLLYPGHWAFFGGHMEPGETPEEAVQREILEEIGYKLPPNFSKFGCYSDEIALRHVFHAPLLVELDRLVLNEGWDMGLVAPEYVQQGSCYSAVAGEVRPIGAVHQRILLDFIESKPMPLANA from the coding sequence ATGCAAGTACAAGTTGCAATTGCGATACTCTACCGAGAAAACAAATTCCTAATGCAGTTGCGGGATAATAAACCCAATCTTCTCTATCCGGGACACTGGGCATTTTTTGGCGGACATATGGAACCGGGCGAAACCCCAGAGGAAGCAGTACAGCGAGAAATTTTAGAGGAAATAGGTTATAAGTTACCACCAAACTTTTCCAAGTTCGGCTGCTATTCTGATGAAATAGCGTTGCGTCATGTTTTCCATGCACCGCTATTAGTAGAATTAGATCGGTTAGTTCTAAATGAAGGTTGGGACATGGGTTTAGTAGCACCAGAATACGTTCAACAAGGGAGTTGCTACTCAGCAGTTGCAGGAGAAGTCAGACCAATTGGAGCAGTCCATCAACGTATTCTGTTAGATTTTATAGAGAGCAAACCTATGCCACTCGCTAATGCTTAA
- the folD gene encoding bifunctional methylenetetrahydrofolate dehydrogenase/methenyltetrahydrofolate cyclohydrolase FolD → MDTKTAKLLDGKVKAEKIQQELSAVIKEAQPKIGRPPGLAVLMVGDNPASAAYVRGKERACKKIGIASFGRHFPTETTEAELEEVIAALNSDERVDGILIQLPLPNHLNAQHLLYQIAPDKDADGLHPENLGRLVRGEVGLRSCTPAGIMSLLEEYNIPLQGKQAVVVGRSILVGKPLALMLLEADATVTVAHSRSQDLPAIAKNADLLVAAVGRPEFITAEMVKPGAVVVDVGINRVTDSSGNSRIVGDVRFEEVARVAEFLTPVPGGVGLMTVAMLMQNTVNSYRQNFKN, encoded by the coding sequence ATGGATACAAAAACAGCCAAACTTCTTGATGGTAAAGTTAAGGCAGAAAAAATTCAGCAAGAACTTTCTGCTGTCATTAAAGAAGCTCAACCCAAAATAGGACGCCCGCCCGGATTGGCAGTGCTGATGGTGGGTGATAATCCAGCATCAGCAGCGTATGTACGTGGAAAGGAACGCGCCTGTAAGAAGATTGGTATTGCATCTTTTGGTAGGCATTTTCCTACAGAAACGACAGAAGCCGAACTCGAGGAAGTTATTGCTGCACTTAACTCTGATGAGCGAGTGGATGGTATTCTCATACAATTGCCTCTTCCCAATCACTTGAATGCCCAGCACTTGCTATATCAAATTGCTCCAGATAAAGATGCTGACGGCTTGCACCCCGAAAACTTAGGACGGTTGGTGCGGGGTGAGGTGGGTTTACGCAGTTGCACTCCTGCTGGCATTATGAGTTTACTGGAAGAATACAACATTCCCCTACAAGGTAAGCAAGCAGTGGTGGTGGGACGCAGTATTCTAGTCGGTAAACCTTTGGCTTTGATGCTACTCGAAGCAGATGCTACCGTGACGGTTGCTCATTCGCGATCGCAAGATTTACCCGCGATCGCAAAGAATGCCGATCTTCTAGTTGCAGCAGTAGGGCGTCCGGAATTCATCACTGCTGAGATGGTGAAACCAGGTGCTGTTGTGGTAGATGTGGGGATCAATCGCGTGACAGACTCAAGTGGTAACAGTCGCATCGTGGGTGATGTTCGCTTTGAAGAAGTTGCTAGAGTTGCGGAATTTCTGACACCAGTTCCAGGCGGCGTAGGTCTCATGACTGTAGCTATGTTGATGCAAAACACTGTGAATAGCTACAGGCAAAATTTCAAAAATTAG
- the crtE gene encoding geranylgeranyl diphosphate synthase CrtE: MVAADNIQTTPQEGKFNLLAYLKEKKQLCDEALDKAVLVHYPEKIYEAMRYSLLAGGKRLRPILCLTTNEMLGGTIEMALPTAVAVEMIHTMSLIHDDLPAMDNDDYRRGKLTNHKVYGEDIAILAGDGLLAYAFEYVATQTQNVPAERVLRVVARLGHATGATGLVGGQVLDLESEGKTDTPLETLNFIHTHKTGALLEACVVCGGILAGATAEQEQRLSRYSQNIGLAFQIIDDILDITATAEQLGKTAGKDLQANKVTYPSLWGIEESRAKAQQLIEEACTELEPFGAKAQALIAIAHFIITRDR, translated from the coding sequence ATGGTAGCAGCAGATAACATTCAGACAACTCCACAGGAAGGTAAATTTAACCTGTTAGCTTATCTCAAAGAGAAAAAACAGCTTTGTGATGAAGCTTTGGATAAGGCTGTACTCGTGCATTATCCAGAAAAAATATATGAAGCAATGCGTTATTCCCTACTAGCGGGTGGGAAGCGGTTGCGACCAATTCTTTGTCTGACTACCAATGAAATGCTTGGTGGTACTATTGAAATGGCTCTACCGACTGCCGTTGCCGTGGAGATGATCCACACGATGTCGTTAATTCATGACGATCTACCTGCTATGGATAACGACGACTATCGACGCGGTAAGCTGACCAACCATAAAGTTTATGGTGAAGATATTGCGATTTTAGCTGGAGACGGTTTACTCGCCTATGCTTTTGAGTATGTTGCAACCCAAACTCAAAATGTTCCTGCAGAACGGGTGCTAAGAGTGGTTGCTCGGTTGGGTCACGCAACTGGAGCAACTGGATTGGTAGGCGGTCAAGTGCTGGATTTGGAATCGGAGGGCAAAACAGATACTCCTCTGGAAACGTTAAATTTCATTCACACTCACAAGACGGGTGCTCTTTTGGAAGCTTGTGTCGTTTGTGGTGGTATTTTGGCAGGAGCAACAGCAGAACAAGAGCAACGCCTGTCTCGCTACTCCCAAAATATTGGGCTTGCTTTTCAAATTATTGATGACATTCTAGATATCACTGCGACTGCAGAGCAATTGGGTAAAACAGCTGGCAAAGACCTACAAGCCAATAAGGTTACCTATCCCAGTCTTTGGGGAATAGAAGAATCTCGCGCAAAAGCTCAACAACTGATTGAAGAGGCTTGTACTGAACTCGAACCTTTTGGAGCAAAAGCGCAAGCATTAATTGCGATCGCCCATTTTATAATAACTCGCGATCGCTAG
- a CDS encoding divergent PAP2 family protein, translating into MQDISDILENRVLFVALISSLIAQGLKLVIELVKNRKLNVNVLVTTGGMPSAHSALVTALAAGIGQTLGWASSEFAVAVVFAIIVMYDAAGVRQAAGKQARILNQMIDELFHEHPNFNGDRLKELLGHTPVQVIAGSALGITISWLARSTGVLVVNP; encoded by the coding sequence ATGCAGGACATAAGCGACATTTTAGAAAACCGAGTGCTTTTCGTAGCTCTAATATCTAGTTTGATTGCTCAAGGGCTAAAGCTGGTTATTGAGTTAGTGAAAAATCGCAAACTGAACGTCAATGTTCTCGTAACTACAGGAGGAATGCCCAGTGCTCATTCCGCTTTGGTGACAGCCTTAGCAGCGGGTATTGGACAAACTTTAGGTTGGGCTTCTTCCGAATTTGCAGTTGCTGTGGTTTTTGCCATCATTGTCATGTATGATGCAGCAGGAGTGCGACAAGCTGCGGGTAAGCAAGCTCGCATTCTCAATCAAATGATTGATGAATTATTCCACGAACATCCAAACTTTAACGGCGATCGCCTCAAGGAATTATTGGGACACACACCCGTTCAAGTTATAGCAGGTTCAGCTTTAGGTATCACCATATCATGGTTGGCCAGGTCTACCGGCGTACTCGTTGTCAATCCTTAA
- a CDS encoding MgPME-cyclase complex family protein yields the protein MQKYYYVLASQRFLLEEEPMEEVLKERTRHYHEQEKEIDFWVVKEPAFLEAPQMAQIKAKCPQPAVAIVSTDSQFITWLKLRLEYVITGEFQAPSPAIPDALASVATVS from the coding sequence ATGCAAAAATACTATTACGTTTTGGCAAGTCAACGATTTTTACTAGAAGAAGAACCCATGGAGGAAGTTCTTAAAGAACGAACCCGTCATTATCACGAACAAGAAAAAGAAATAGATTTTTGGGTGGTTAAAGAACCAGCTTTTCTAGAAGCACCTCAAATGGCACAAATCAAGGCAAAGTGTCCCCAACCTGCAGTGGCAATTGTTTCTACTGACTCCCAATTTATTACCTGGTTGAAACTAAGATTGGAGTACGTCATCACTGGCGAATTTCAAGCTCCGTCGCCAGCGATCCCTGATGCTTTAGCATCTGTTGCTACCGTATCCTAA
- a CDS encoding ester cyclase, producing MSAEQSNNLPLWVQDRDTVIANSGNAEWRSQTPPDYTDSKEGLAKESKANHFEGSLEAIVQNLVRTFEMEASFKTNPSQWLSVVNEQFRMSSNGGPEYTASDVINSGTYNLFMPDTEDYKASEETFESSGKLFRTAFPKGFLWEVLEVFSGPPNVTFKWRHWGTFSGSYKDYPSTGETVEIVGMSIARVTDDLKILSVEHYFDNSQFLQKLTVGKKQTTT from the coding sequence ATGAGCGCAGAACAATCTAACAACCTTCCTCTTTGGGTACAGGACAGAGACACGGTTATAGCAAACAGTGGGAATGCTGAATGGCGTTCTCAAACTCCACCAGATTACACTGATTCTAAAGAAGGGCTGGCAAAAGAAAGTAAAGCTAACCATTTTGAAGGTTCACTCGAAGCTATTGTGCAAAATTTGGTGAGAACCTTTGAGATGGAAGCATCTTTCAAGACTAACCCCTCTCAGTGGCTATCTGTTGTTAACGAGCAATTCCGCATGAGTAGCAATGGAGGTCCAGAATACACAGCATCAGATGTGATAAACTCAGGGACTTATAATCTATTTATGCCGGATACAGAAGATTACAAAGCTTCTGAAGAGACTTTTGAATCATCGGGGAAACTTTTCCGCACGGCATTTCCTAAAGGATTTTTGTGGGAAGTCTTAGAGGTTTTCTCCGGTCCCCCCAACGTAACATTTAAATGGCGGCATTGGGGAACTTTTAGCGGTTCGTACAAAGATTATCCGTCAACAGGGGAGACAGTGGAGATAGTCGGTATGAGCATAGCCCGTGTCACTGATGATTTAAAAATTCTTTCGGTGGAACACTACTTTGATAACAGTCAGTTTCTCCAAAAGTTAACTGTTGGTAAGAAACAAACAACAACTTAG
- a CDS encoding pyridoxine 5'-phosphate synthase, protein MATLGVNIDHIATIRQARRTVEPDPVAAAVLAELGGADGITVHLREDRRHIQERDVRLLRQTVRTHLNLEMAATDEMVAIALDIQPDYVTLVPEKREEVTTEGGLDIVGQIDRMEAVVNKLQGAGIPVSLFIDAEPAQIEASVKIQAQFIELHTGRYAEAKNETSRQQELTFLAKGCEQAIQAGLRVNAGHGLTYWNVFPIATFPGMEELNIGHTIVSRAVLVGMERAVREMKLAMRA, encoded by the coding sequence TTGGCTACACTTGGTGTAAACATAGACCACATTGCCACCATTCGACAGGCGCGGCGGACGGTGGAACCAGACCCCGTAGCTGCAGCGGTACTTGCAGAATTAGGGGGTGCAGATGGCATTACCGTGCATTTGCGCGAAGACAGGCGACACATTCAAGAACGCGATGTGCGCTTACTGCGTCAAACAGTCAGAACTCATCTTAACTTGGAAATGGCAGCTACCGATGAAATGGTTGCTATTGCCCTAGATATCCAACCTGATTATGTCACTCTAGTTCCAGAAAAACGGGAGGAAGTCACTACAGAAGGAGGGCTGGATATCGTTGGTCAAATCGATCGCATGGAAGCCGTTGTCAATAAACTGCAAGGTGCTGGTATTCCAGTTAGTTTGTTTATCGATGCTGAACCTGCACAAATTGAAGCTTCTGTCAAGATTCAAGCACAGTTTATTGAACTTCATACCGGGAGATATGCTGAAGCTAAAAATGAAACCAGTCGCCAACAGGAATTAACCTTTCTAGCTAAAGGATGCGAGCAAGCAATACAAGCAGGATTGCGCGTGAATGCAGGTCACGGGCTGACTTACTGGAATGTTTTCCCCATTGCTACTTTTCCTGGTATGGAAGAGCTGAACATCGGGCATACTATTGTCAGTCGCGCTGTGCTCGTGGGTATGGAAAGAGCAGTCCGTGAAATGAAACTAGCCATGCGCGCTTAA
- a CDS encoding nuclease A inhibitor family protein, with product MNYKLSNSEQPSNSSLSLINILKQASDGLLFISESESPFEVFLWDDSEQKDITPELVLQKIGLPLETPVEMVELDSFFEVAIAEQNWHSAEDKITVNKYQNLVKVLKENLSDIKVMRFGTISIDVYIIGKTLNNRLAGLSVKVVET from the coding sequence GTGAATTATAAATTGAGCAACTCCGAACAACCCTCTAACAGTAGTTTAAGTTTGATTAACATTTTAAAACAAGCATCAGATGGTTTGTTGTTTATCAGTGAGTCCGAGTCACCTTTTGAAGTTTTTCTTTGGGATGATTCTGAGCAAAAGGATATTACGCCGGAGTTGGTTCTTCAAAAAATAGGGCTCCCTTTAGAGACACCTGTTGAAATGGTTGAACTTGACTCGTTTTTTGAAGTTGCGATCGCAGAACAGAACTGGCATAGTGCAGAAGACAAAATAACTGTCAATAAGTATCAAAATCTTGTGAAAGTTTTGAAAGAAAACCTTAGCGATATCAAAGTCATGCGTTTTGGAACTATCAGTATTGATGTTTATATTATAGGGAAAACCTTGAACAATCGTTTAGCAGGGCTGTCTGTAAAAGTAGTAGAAACTTAG